One window from the genome of Musa acuminata AAA Group cultivar baxijiao chromosome BXJ1-4, Cavendish_Baxijiao_AAA, whole genome shotgun sequence encodes:
- the LOC135641084 gene encoding protein VERNALIZATION INSENSITIVE 3-like isoform X1, whose product MDPPFSGFVLDPSKCSKLSIEEKRELIRELSKWPESAPEKLQTWSRRDLLEILCAEIGKERKYTSLTKQKMIEYLFRVVSDKNSGEHAKDSDSSQVPSTPSPQTPSKRQRKNEHPSRLPIITNNLQPSDVEEALDNIRYCQNSACRATLNIQDAFCKRCSCCICRKYDDNKDPSLWLFCGSEAFSQGDLCGLSCHLECALKHERTGIMKSRQCTTRLDGSYYCTYCGKANDLLGCWKKQLLIAKDARRVDALCYRISLSHKLLSLTEKYQSLHEIVDTARKKLEAEVGPIDDLSNMARGIVNRLSVGAEVQRLCAHAVDLLDSIRGSSLSANSQLQQIGTVSSSFIKFEEILPTSLTVALDIEDNTPLAQELAGFTLWHRKTDNPEYPRKPSLSVFKPKKRLLLTELIPATEYMFKVVGFSKMRNLYTWEVGVKTKALSLDDSVGLALETTVSNPHCQISKTNSSGLSNPLEGDESNTNSSACADLNKLPEIDFDDCEKPQILETEKSFDHAQKDNSHQKSECKGSISGAEVLEPEDSHGHSDSALDEEPNSTIPIESTNSMENNQASDIPKSDNESNTPVVNEMVIVPFGQSDPTLPATPPCRLETGTEGSGRCIKGNSGFNIFEKGSLNPDAEPGSSSKKRGGGKFEGINIKDESMEGLYEYCVKVIRWLECEGHIESNFRVKFLTWFSLRATPQERRIVSVYVDTLIDDPPSLAGQLVDTFLEAICSKRPPPAPTGFCTNLWH is encoded by the exons ATGGATCCGCCCTTTTCCG GATTTGTGCTTGACCCATCTAAATGTAGTAAGTTGAGCATCGAGGAGAAGAGAGAACTTATACGTGAACTATCAAAATGGCCTGAGAGTGCTCCTGAGAAGTTGCAGACATGGAGTCGGCGTGACCTTTTAGAGATCCTGTGTGCAGAGATAGGAAAGGAGAGGAAGTATACTAGCTTAACGAAACAGAAGATGATCGAATACCTGTTCAGAGTTGTATCTGATAAAAATTCTGGAGAACATGCAAAAGACAGTGATTCGTCTCAGGTCCCATCTACACCTAGCCCTCAAACTCCATCGAAGAGACAGAGAAAGAATGAACATCCATCACGTTTGCCAATTATCACGAACAACCTCCAACCAAGTGATGTTGAAGAAGCTCTTGACAACATTAGATACTGCCAGAATTCAGCCTGCAGGGCTACTCTTAACATACAAGATGCATTTTGTAAGCGTTGCTCATGTTGCATCTGTCGCAAATATGATGACAATAAGGACCCTAGCCTTTGGCTATTTTGTGGCTCCGAGGCTTTTTCTCAAGGTGACCTATGTGGTCTGTCTTGTCATCTCGAGTGTGCTCTTAAGCATGAAAGGACTGGTATCATGAAGAGCAGGCAGTGCACCACAAGATTGGATGGGAGCTACTACTGTACATACTGTGGAAAAGCTAATGACTTGCTTGG ATGCTGGAAAAAGCAACTCTTGATCGCAAAAGATGCACGACGAGTTGATGCATTATGTTATCGTATTTCTCTTAGTCATAAACTTCTCAGCCTAACTGAAAAGTATCAGAGTTTGCATGAGATAGTTGACACAGCACGGAAGAAACTGGAGGCAGAGGTTGGGCCTATTGATGATTTATCAAACATGGCACGTGGAATTGTTAACCGACTCTCTGTTGGTGCTGAAGTTCAAAGACTGTGTGCCCATGCAGTAGACTTACTAGATTCTATCCGTGGTAGTTCTTTGTCAGCTAATAGTCAACTTCAGC AAATTGGTACGGTATCCTCCAGCTTCATCAAATTTGAAGAGATATTACCAACATCTCTTACTGTGGCATTGGATATAGAGGATAACACACCATTAGCTCAAGAGCTAGCTGGTTTCACTTTGTGGCACCGAAAGACTGACAACCCAGAATACCCCAGGAAACCATCATTGTCTGTGTTTAAACCGAAGAAAAGGTTGCTATTAACAGAACTAATTCCAGCCACAGAATATATGTTCAAGGTGGTAGGCTTCAGCAAAATGCGGAACCTCTACACGTGGGAAGTTGGAGTAAAAACTAAAGCTCTCTCTCTTGATGACTCTGTGGGTTTGGCACTGGAGACAACTGTATCAAACCCACATTGTCAAATCTCTAAAACAAACAGTAGTGGCTTGTCTAATCCCTTGGAGGGAGACGAATCCAATACCAATAGTTCTGCATGTGCTGACTTGAATAAGTTGccggaaattgattttgatgattgtgaGAAGCCTCAGATTCTCGAGACAGAAAAATCATTCGATCATGCCCAGAAAGATAATAGCCACCAAAAGAGTGAATGTAAGGGCAGTATTAGTGGAGCAGAAGTTCTTGAGCCAGAGGATTCACATGGGCACTCTGATTCTGCATTAGATGAGGAGCCAAACTCAACCATTCCGATCGAGTCCACTAACTCTATGGAGAATAACCAGGCATCTGACATCCCGAAGTCGGATAATGAATCTAACACTCCTGTCGTCAATGAGATGGTGATCGTACCATTTGGACAATCAGATCCCACCTTGCCTGCCACTCCTCCCTGCAGGTTGGAAACTGGAACAGAAGGTTCTGGAAGGTGCATTAAAGGGAACAGTGGTTTTAATATATTTGAGAAAGGCTCGTTGAATCCAGACGCGGAACCAGGAAGTTCATCCAAGAAAAGAGGTGGAGGAAAATTTGAGGGTATAAATATCAAGGATGAGTCGATGGAAGGGTTATATGAATACTGTGTGAAGGTCATTAGGTGGCTGGAATGCGAGGGGCACATCGAGAGCAACTTCAGGGTGAAGTTCTTGACTTGGTTCAGCCTGCGAGCAACCCCACAGGAGAGAAGAATTGTTAGTGTTTATGTTGATACGCTGATCGATGATCCCCCAAGCCTTGCAGGGCAGTTGGTGGACACCTTCTTGGAAGCGATCTGCAGCAAGAGGCCACCTCCAGCGCCAACAGGCTTCTGCACGAACCTTTGGCACTGA
- the LOC135641084 gene encoding protein VERNALIZATION INSENSITIVE 3-like isoform X2 produces the protein MIEYLFRVVSDKNSGEHAKDSDSSQVPSTPSPQTPSKRQRKNEHPSRLPIITNNLQPSDVEEALDNIRYCQNSACRATLNIQDAFCKRCSCCICRKYDDNKDPSLWLFCGSEAFSQGDLCGLSCHLECALKHERTGIMKSRQCTTRLDGSYYCTYCGKANDLLGCWKKQLLIAKDARRVDALCYRISLSHKLLSLTEKYQSLHEIVDTARKKLEAEVGPIDDLSNMARGIVNRLSVGAEVQRLCAHAVDLLDSIRGSSLSANSQLQQIGTVSSSFIKFEEILPTSLTVALDIEDNTPLAQELAGFTLWHRKTDNPEYPRKPSLSVFKPKKRLLLTELIPATEYMFKVVGFSKMRNLYTWEVGVKTKALSLDDSVGLALETTVSNPHCQISKTNSSGLSNPLEGDESNTNSSACADLNKLPEIDFDDCEKPQILETEKSFDHAQKDNSHQKSECKGSISGAEVLEPEDSHGHSDSALDEEPNSTIPIESTNSMENNQASDIPKSDNESNTPVVNEMVIVPFGQSDPTLPATPPCRLETGTEGSGRCIKGNSGFNIFEKGSLNPDAEPGSSSKKRGGGKFEGINIKDESMEGLYEYCVKVIRWLECEGHIESNFRVKFLTWFSLRATPQERRIVSVYVDTLIDDPPSLAGQLVDTFLEAICSKRPPPAPTGFCTNLWH, from the exons ATGATCGAATACCTGTTCAGAGTTGTATCTGATAAAAATTCTGGAGAACATGCAAAAGACAGTGATTCGTCTCAGGTCCCATCTACACCTAGCCCTCAAACTCCATCGAAGAGACAGAGAAAGAATGAACATCCATCACGTTTGCCAATTATCACGAACAACCTCCAACCAAGTGATGTTGAAGAAGCTCTTGACAACATTAGATACTGCCAGAATTCAGCCTGCAGGGCTACTCTTAACATACAAGATGCATTTTGTAAGCGTTGCTCATGTTGCATCTGTCGCAAATATGATGACAATAAGGACCCTAGCCTTTGGCTATTTTGTGGCTCCGAGGCTTTTTCTCAAGGTGACCTATGTGGTCTGTCTTGTCATCTCGAGTGTGCTCTTAAGCATGAAAGGACTGGTATCATGAAGAGCAGGCAGTGCACCACAAGATTGGATGGGAGCTACTACTGTACATACTGTGGAAAAGCTAATGACTTGCTTGG ATGCTGGAAAAAGCAACTCTTGATCGCAAAAGATGCACGACGAGTTGATGCATTATGTTATCGTATTTCTCTTAGTCATAAACTTCTCAGCCTAACTGAAAAGTATCAGAGTTTGCATGAGATAGTTGACACAGCACGGAAGAAACTGGAGGCAGAGGTTGGGCCTATTGATGATTTATCAAACATGGCACGTGGAATTGTTAACCGACTCTCTGTTGGTGCTGAAGTTCAAAGACTGTGTGCCCATGCAGTAGACTTACTAGATTCTATCCGTGGTAGTTCTTTGTCAGCTAATAGTCAACTTCAGC AAATTGGTACGGTATCCTCCAGCTTCATCAAATTTGAAGAGATATTACCAACATCTCTTACTGTGGCATTGGATATAGAGGATAACACACCATTAGCTCAAGAGCTAGCTGGTTTCACTTTGTGGCACCGAAAGACTGACAACCCAGAATACCCCAGGAAACCATCATTGTCTGTGTTTAAACCGAAGAAAAGGTTGCTATTAACAGAACTAATTCCAGCCACAGAATATATGTTCAAGGTGGTAGGCTTCAGCAAAATGCGGAACCTCTACACGTGGGAAGTTGGAGTAAAAACTAAAGCTCTCTCTCTTGATGACTCTGTGGGTTTGGCACTGGAGACAACTGTATCAAACCCACATTGTCAAATCTCTAAAACAAACAGTAGTGGCTTGTCTAATCCCTTGGAGGGAGACGAATCCAATACCAATAGTTCTGCATGTGCTGACTTGAATAAGTTGccggaaattgattttgatgattgtgaGAAGCCTCAGATTCTCGAGACAGAAAAATCATTCGATCATGCCCAGAAAGATAATAGCCACCAAAAGAGTGAATGTAAGGGCAGTATTAGTGGAGCAGAAGTTCTTGAGCCAGAGGATTCACATGGGCACTCTGATTCTGCATTAGATGAGGAGCCAAACTCAACCATTCCGATCGAGTCCACTAACTCTATGGAGAATAACCAGGCATCTGACATCCCGAAGTCGGATAATGAATCTAACACTCCTGTCGTCAATGAGATGGTGATCGTACCATTTGGACAATCAGATCCCACCTTGCCTGCCACTCCTCCCTGCAGGTTGGAAACTGGAACAGAAGGTTCTGGAAGGTGCATTAAAGGGAACAGTGGTTTTAATATATTTGAGAAAGGCTCGTTGAATCCAGACGCGGAACCAGGAAGTTCATCCAAGAAAAGAGGTGGAGGAAAATTTGAGGGTATAAATATCAAGGATGAGTCGATGGAAGGGTTATATGAATACTGTGTGAAGGTCATTAGGTGGCTGGAATGCGAGGGGCACATCGAGAGCAACTTCAGGGTGAAGTTCTTGACTTGGTTCAGCCTGCGAGCAACCCCACAGGAGAGAAGAATTGTTAGTGTTTATGTTGATACGCTGATCGATGATCCCCCAAGCCTTGCAGGGCAGTTGGTGGACACCTTCTTGGAAGCGATCTGCAGCAAGAGGCCACCTCCAGCGCCAACAGGCTTCTGCACGAACCTTTGGCACTGA